The Streptomyces sp. NBC_00440 genome contains a region encoding:
- a CDS encoding type IV pilin protein: protein MYTYLQGRLRQRMRALNETAEAGFTLIELLVVIVILGILAAVVVFSVRGINDKGQGAACKTDQSTVQTAEEAYFANNSKYGSMDALVSGGFLSTASQWYEVTLKNNETDLAVTAIPGKPCAS from the coding sequence ATGTACACATACCTGCAAGGCAGGTTGCGCCAGCGAATGCGTGCACTGAACGAGACCGCGGAAGCCGGCTTCACGCTGATCGAGCTTCTCGTGGTCATCGTGATCCTCGGCATCCTGGCCGCCGTCGTCGTCTTCTCCGTCCGTGGCATCAACGACAAGGGCCAGGGCGCGGCGTGCAAGACCGACCAGTCCACGGTCCAGACTGCTGAAGAGGCGTACTTCGCCAACAACAGTAAGTACGGCAGCATGGACGCTCTGGTGAGCGGTGGGTTCCTGTCCACGGCTTCCCAGTGGTACGAAGTCACGCTGAAAAACAATGAAACCGACCTTGCCGTCACGGCGATACCCGGCAAGCCCTGCGCCTCCTGA
- a CDS encoding GspE/PulE family protein translates to MANRRLLRRRAETTSPAGEDGTLPDGARGSAPSPVPAGEPVEDAASGTAQSSPAGQQRPRIGELLVQRGLLTPAQVDEALLQQSTSGKRLGTLLVELGMVDERSLIEALSVQLDVPVADLHQSEPDPEAAARVPEALARSLGVVAVRRADGTLLIAAGDPGDPRVLDEVSRAVAPDRVQLAIAAPSDIRRSIDSTYRALTGVSSLVEAFEATETGRNANSGARVVSEDAPVVHLVNLMLTQGLRDRASDIHVEPHADRVRVRYRIDGALHDVLSLPENMGPSLVSRIKIMANMNIVDRRRPQDGQIATEIDGRSVDIRVATTPTIWGEKAVLRLLDSNRTLLRLAELGMPAATYERFSSLLRSPYGMVACGGPTGSGKTTTLYATLGELNQSERNITTIEDPVEYVVPSVNQIQINDQAGVSFATGLRSILRQDPDVILVGEIRDAETARIAVESALTGHFVLSSIHAADACSALHRFADMGIEPFLITSTVAGVVSQRLVRRICDQCREPYQPGVDELAFFAKAGGSTDAGFWQGRGCNFCSRTGYQERIGVFELLVMSDAVKRLLVEQAPVDSLRRAAREQHMDSLLDGGVRLVEEGTTTIAEIMSSVYVV, encoded by the coding sequence TTGGCGAATCGTCGGCTTCTCCGGCGCCGCGCGGAGACGACAAGCCCTGCGGGCGAGGACGGCACCCTGCCCGATGGGGCGCGCGGCTCGGCGCCGTCTCCGGTCCCGGCGGGCGAACCGGTCGAGGACGCGGCGTCCGGCACGGCTCAGTCGTCGCCCGCAGGGCAGCAGCGGCCCCGCATTGGGGAACTGCTGGTGCAGCGCGGGCTGCTCACCCCGGCGCAGGTGGACGAGGCGCTCCTGCAGCAGTCGACGTCGGGCAAGCGGCTCGGCACGTTGCTGGTCGAACTCGGCATGGTCGACGAGCGGTCATTGATCGAGGCGCTGTCGGTTCAACTCGACGTACCCGTAGCCGACTTGCATCAGAGCGAACCTGATCCCGAGGCGGCCGCCCGGGTGCCGGAGGCGCTGGCACGCTCGTTGGGCGTCGTCGCGGTGCGGCGGGCCGATGGCACGCTGCTGATCGCGGCGGGCGACCCGGGTGACCCGCGCGTGCTCGACGAGGTCAGCCGGGCCGTCGCGCCGGATCGGGTGCAGTTGGCGATCGCGGCTCCCTCGGACATCCGGCGCTCGATCGACAGCACCTACCGGGCGCTGACCGGTGTCAGCAGCCTGGTCGAGGCCTTCGAGGCGACCGAGACCGGCCGCAACGCCAACTCCGGGGCCAGGGTGGTGAGCGAGGACGCGCCGGTCGTGCACCTGGTCAACCTCATGCTGACCCAGGGCCTGCGCGACCGGGCCTCGGACATCCACGTCGAACCGCACGCAGACCGGGTCCGGGTCCGGTACCGCATCGACGGCGCGCTGCATGACGTGCTGAGCCTGCCGGAGAACATGGGCCCGTCCCTGGTCAGCCGGATCAAGATCATGGCCAACATGAACATCGTCGACCGGCGGCGCCCGCAGGACGGGCAGATCGCCACCGAGATCGACGGCAGGTCGGTCGACATCCGGGTCGCGACCACCCCCACCATCTGGGGCGAGAAGGCGGTACTGCGACTGCTCGACAGCAACCGCACACTGCTGCGGCTGGCCGAGCTCGGGATGCCCGCCGCGACCTACGAACGGTTCTCGTCCCTGCTGCGCTCCCCCTACGGCATGGTCGCCTGCGGCGGACCGACCGGCAGCGGCAAGACGACCACCCTGTACGCCACGCTCGGTGAGCTGAACCAGAGCGAGCGCAACATCACCACCATCGAAGACCCGGTGGAGTACGTGGTCCCGTCGGTCAACCAGATCCAGATCAACGACCAGGCGGGTGTCTCGTTCGCGACCGGGCTGCGCTCGATCCTCCGTCAGGACCCCGACGTGATCCTGGTCGGCGAGATCCGGGACGCCGAGACGGCGCGGATCGCGGTCGAGTCCGCTCTCACCGGTCACTTCGTCCTGTCGTCCATCCACGCCGCCGACGCCTGCTCCGCGCTGCACCGGTTCGCCGACATGGGTATCGAACCGTTCCTGATCACCTCCACGGTGGCCGGCGTGGTCAGCCAGCGACTGGTGCGGCGGATCTGCGATCAGTGCCGCGAGCCCTACCAGCCGGGCGTGGACGAACTGGCCTTCTTCGCAAAGGCCGGCGGGTCGACCGACGCCGGGTTCTGGCAGGGCCGGGGCTGCAACTTCTGCTCCCGGACCGGCTACCAGGAGCGGATCGGCGTCTTCGAACTGCTCGTGATGAGCGACGCGGTCAAGCGGCTGCTCGTCGAGCAAGCGCCGGTCGACAGCTTGCGCAGGGCCGCCCGCGAGCAGCACATGGACAGTCTCCTGGACGGAGGCGTCCGTCTGGTGGAGGAGGGGACCACGACCATCGCCGAGATCATGTCCAGCGTGTACGTGGTCTAG
- a CDS encoding type II secretion system F family protein, producing MATFKYVAVGPDGKRATGVLTGSSVDGVTDSLTRQGYDVQSVTAASRNLLRLELTAAKINLVELSNFSRQMGAFIKAGVPILDALEIIRAETKDKKLGKVLIDVMDSLRFGESFAAAMAAHTAALPPFYISVLRSAEATGELDVVMAQLARYIERDVEGRRSIRSALTYPILVMGLAVVVVLILVIFVLPRFKVFFASFHAELPLPTRILLGFTDFVTAWYPVIIGVLVALVAAVLAGLRTERGRVLRDRFLLATPVVGDVVRFMVIERFCRILTSMIKAGVPITEALSLAGSGANNRVYERSIGTAQVEMLEGGGISRPIARTKLFPGAVTQMMRVGEETGTLDDQLENVSEFYEKELQHKLKRLTSLFEPTVVIMIGVVVGFVAVALISAIYGVYNQVNVQ from the coding sequence ATGGCCACCTTCAAGTACGTCGCGGTCGGCCCGGACGGGAAGCGGGCCACCGGCGTGCTCACGGGCTCCAGCGTCGACGGCGTGACCGACAGCCTGACCCGGCAGGGCTACGACGTGCAGTCGGTCACCGCCGCGAGCCGTAACCTGCTACGGCTCGAACTCACCGCGGCGAAGATCAACCTGGTCGAGCTGAGCAACTTCTCCCGCCAGATGGGCGCCTTCATCAAGGCCGGAGTGCCCATCCTGGACGCCCTGGAGATCATCCGCGCCGAGACCAAGGACAAGAAGCTGGGCAAGGTGCTCATCGATGTCATGGACTCGCTGCGATTCGGCGAAAGCTTCGCCGCCGCGATGGCCGCCCACACCGCGGCGCTCCCCCCGTTCTACATCTCCGTCCTCCGCTCGGCAGAGGCGACCGGTGAACTCGACGTGGTGATGGCCCAGTTGGCCCGCTACATCGAGCGCGACGTCGAGGGCCGGCGCAGTATCCGCTCCGCCCTGACCTATCCGATCCTGGTCATGGGTCTGGCCGTCGTGGTCGTCCTCATCCTCGTCATCTTCGTCCTGCCCCGCTTCAAGGTGTTCTTCGCGTCCTTCCACGCGGAACTGCCGCTGCCGACGCGGATCCTGCTGGGCTTCACCGACTTCGTCACGGCCTGGTATCCGGTCATCATCGGCGTGCTCGTCGCTCTCGTCGCGGCAGTGCTCGCCGGTCTGCGGACCGAGCGGGGGCGCGTACTGCGTGACCGTTTCCTGCTGGCGACGCCGGTGGTCGGCGACGTGGTCCGCTTCATGGTCATCGAACGGTTCTGCCGCATCCTGACCTCGATGATCAAGGCGGGCGTGCCCATCACGGAGGCGCTCAGCCTGGCCGGCTCGGGCGCCAACAACCGGGTGTACGAACGGTCCATCGGGACGGCCCAGGTGGAGATGCTCGAAGGCGGCGGCATCTCCCGGCCGATCGCCCGCACCAAGCTGTTCCCCGGGGCGGTCACCCAGATGATGCGCGTGGGGGAAGAGACCGGGACCCTCGACGACCAGCTTGAGAACGTGTCGGAATTCTACGAGAAGGAACTCCAGCACAAACTCAAGCGGCTGACCAGCCTGTTCGAACCGACCGTCGTGATCATGATCGGGGTCGTCGTGGGGTTCGTGGCCGTCGCCCTCATCTCGGCGATCTACGGCGTCTACAACCAGGTCAACGTCCAGTGA
- a CDS encoding prepilin-type N-terminal cleavage/methylation domain-containing protein codes for MTGLARRPRRPHHSRRRGEEGETLVEVLVAVVLMGVAFVAILGGMGTAIISSVTQHKVTSADSVIRSAAEKVVSDPYMSCARSYETPAPPSGYTVTVTIEYWDGVGSFGRPCPTADTGVQKVSLTVHSTGPHPVRDATLEVVKRESMLS; via the coding sequence GTGACCGGCCTGGCACGCCGCCCACGCCGCCCACACCACTCACGCCGCCGCGGCGAAGAGGGCGAGACTCTGGTCGAGGTTCTCGTCGCCGTGGTGCTAATGGGTGTTGCCTTCGTGGCGATCCTCGGGGGCATGGGCACCGCGATCATCAGCTCGGTGACGCAGCACAAGGTGACCAGTGCCGATTCCGTCATCCGCAGCGCCGCAGAGAAGGTCGTCAGCGACCCGTACATGTCCTGCGCCCGTAGTTACGAGACTCCGGCGCCGCCGTCCGGGTACACCGTGACCGTCACGATCGAGTACTGGGACGGGGTGGGTTCGTTCGGCCGGCCCTGCCCGACGGCCGATACCGGAGTGCAGAAGGTATCGCTCACCGTGCACTCGACCGGCCCGCACCCCGTCCGGGACGCGACGCTCGAAGTGGTCAAGCGGGAGTCGATGCTGTCATGA
- a CDS encoding prepilin-type N-terminal cleavage/methylation domain-containing protein produces MTTQQPTVRSESGFTLTELLVTIVILGIIGTLLPKAIILGLRFTAGTEKRVAATSALGTLNRYFYGDVQSADTVTTDPACGVTDVIVHLSRPGTDVVYTYGRPTGALDRVKCTDGGVVTTLLGRIDNPASTHPVVLSCGAETSCTPPMEVTLTVQSDPAAPATALTAVRRASSS; encoded by the coding sequence ATGACGACACAACAGCCGACTGTGCGCTCGGAGTCGGGGTTCACCCTGACCGAATTGCTGGTCACGATCGTCATCCTGGGCATCATCGGGACACTGCTGCCCAAGGCGATCATCCTCGGACTGCGGTTCACCGCGGGCACCGAGAAGCGGGTGGCAGCCACCAGCGCGCTGGGCACCCTCAACCGCTACTTCTACGGCGACGTGCAGAGCGCGGACACCGTCACGACCGACCCGGCGTGCGGCGTCACCGACGTGATCGTGCACCTGAGCCGGCCCGGCACCGACGTCGTCTACACCTACGGCCGGCCGACCGGCGCCCTCGACCGGGTGAAGTGCACCGACGGAGGTGTCGTCACCACGTTGCTGGGCCGGATCGACAACCCCGCATCGACCCATCCGGTGGTTCTGAGCTGCGGTGCCGAGACCTCGTGCACCCCGCCCATGGAGGTAACGCTGACCGTGCAGAGCGACCCCGCCGCGCCCGCGACGGCCCTCACCGCCGTCCGACGAGCGAGCTCGTCATGA
- a CDS encoding type IV pilus twitching motility protein PilT has translation MSKHATLEATMPGPSSANIDHLLGELWERGGSDLLLTAGSAPFLRVDGALRPVEGAALTEPEVDRLVTGVLGEELTERFRQEKQVDFAFSWGEKARLRGNAFVQRGASALALRIIPFDVPSSEQLGLPPVVIGWAGMPRGFVLVTGPTGSGKSTSLAALLDYVNTHRSVHILTIEDPIEYLHRHKRSAVNQREVGTDTDSFPAALRSALREDPDVLLLGEMRDPESISAALTIAETGHLVFATLHTNDTSQTLDRIVDVFPAEQQPQIRLQLAHTLVGILNQTLIPRVGGGRVAAFEVLVGTSAIRNLIREGKTRQIRNMISTGHREGMQTLETSINALVAAGTIAYEDAVSYTACPEDIQRPHVPVGRI, from the coding sequence ATGAGCAAACACGCCACCTTGGAGGCCACCATGCCCGGGCCGAGTTCCGCGAACATTGACCACCTGCTCGGTGAGCTGTGGGAGCGGGGCGGCAGCGACCTGCTGCTCACCGCCGGATCGGCGCCGTTCCTCCGCGTCGACGGCGCCCTGCGACCGGTCGAGGGGGCCGCGCTGACCGAGCCGGAGGTCGATCGCCTGGTGACCGGGGTGCTGGGCGAGGAACTCACGGAACGGTTCCGCCAGGAGAAGCAGGTCGATTTCGCGTTCAGCTGGGGGGAGAAGGCCAGGCTGCGCGGGAACGCTTTCGTGCAGCGCGGCGCGTCGGCGCTGGCGCTGCGGATCATCCCGTTCGACGTGCCGTCGTCCGAGCAGCTCGGGCTCCCCCCGGTCGTCATCGGATGGGCGGGCATGCCGCGCGGGTTCGTGCTGGTCACCGGGCCGACCGGTTCTGGGAAGTCGACAAGCCTGGCGGCGCTCCTCGACTACGTCAACACGCACCGGTCGGTGCACATCCTCACCATTGAGGACCCGATCGAGTACCTGCACCGGCACAAGCGCTCGGCGGTCAACCAGCGTGAGGTCGGTACCGACACCGACTCATTCCCGGCCGCGCTGCGCTCGGCCCTGCGCGAGGATCCCGACGTCCTGCTCCTCGGCGAGATGCGCGACCCGGAGAGCATCTCCGCGGCCCTGACCATCGCCGAGACCGGGCACCTGGTGTTCGCGACCCTGCACACCAACGACACGTCGCAGACGCTGGACCGCATCGTCGACGTGTTCCCGGCCGAGCAACAGCCGCAGATCCGGCTGCAATTGGCGCATACCCTGGTCGGCATCCTCAACCAGACGCTCATCCCCCGGGTCGGCGGGGGCCGGGTGGCCGCCTTCGAGGTGCTGGTAGGCACGTCGGCGATCCGCAACCTGATCCGCGAGGGCAAGACTCGCCAGATCCGCAACATGATCTCGACCGGCCACCGTGAAGGCATGCAGACTCTTGAGACCAGCATCAACGCCCTCGTCGCGGCAGGCACCATCGCCTACGAGGACGCCGTGTCGTACACGGCCTGCCCGGAGGACATCCAGCGGCCCCACGTCCCGGTCGGTCGCATCTGA
- a CDS encoding pirin family protein, with product MSNLDRQATLSVCGGRGFVPGEPVRELLSPRKVKLGESTEVRRLLPNLGRRMIGAWAFVDHYGPDDIAGEPGMQIPPHPHMGLQTVSWLHEGEVLHRDSTGSLQTVRPGELGLMTSGRAISHSEESPAKHARYLHGAQLWVALPGAHRTVEPHFQHHANLPTVQAPGLTATVILGELDGTLSPGTTYSPLVGADLALAAGTEAALPLDPDFEYAVLAMSGEASVDGVPVQPGSMLYLGCGRRELPLRAVSDAGLMLLGGEPFAEEIVMWWNFIGRSNDEITQARSDWEEGTRFGEVKGYDGDRLTAPELPPVALKPRGRVR from the coding sequence ATGAGCAATCTCGATCGCCAGGCGACCCTCTCCGTCTGCGGCGGCCGCGGCTTCGTCCCGGGCGAGCCGGTCCGCGAACTTCTCAGCCCACGCAAGGTGAAACTCGGCGAATCGACCGAGGTACGCCGACTGCTGCCCAATCTCGGCCGCCGCATGATCGGCGCCTGGGCCTTCGTGGACCACTACGGACCCGACGACATCGCCGGCGAACCCGGAATGCAGATCCCGCCGCACCCCCACATGGGCCTCCAGACGGTGAGCTGGCTGCACGAGGGGGAAGTGCTGCACCGGGACAGCACGGGCAGCCTGCAGACCGTGCGCCCGGGCGAGCTGGGACTCATGACGTCGGGCCGGGCGATCAGCCACTCGGAGGAGAGCCCCGCCAAGCACGCCCGCTATCTGCACGGCGCGCAGCTCTGGGTCGCACTGCCCGGAGCCCACCGCACGGTCGAGCCGCACTTCCAGCACCACGCGAACCTGCCGACCGTGCAGGCCCCGGGTCTCACGGCAACGGTCATTCTGGGCGAACTCGACGGCACCCTCTCCCCCGGCACGACGTACAGCCCGCTGGTCGGCGCCGACCTGGCCCTCGCCGCGGGAACGGAGGCGGCCCTGCCACTGGATCCGGACTTCGAGTACGCGGTCCTGGCGATGTCGGGCGAGGCCTCCGTGGACGGCGTACCGGTCCAGCCCGGCTCGATGCTCTATCTCGGCTGCGGACGCAGGGAACTGCCGTTGCGCGCTGTCTCGGACGCGGGCCTGATGCTGCTGGGCGGCGAGCCGTTCGCGGAGGAGATCGTCATGTGGTGGAACTTCATCGGCCGCTCCAACGACGAGATCACACAGGCCCGTTCGGACTGGGAGGAGGGCACCCGCTTCGGTGAGGTCAAGGGCTACGACGGCGATCGGCTGACCGCCCCCGAACTGCCCCCCGTGGCCCTGAAGCCGCGAGGTCGGGTGCGTTGA
- a CDS encoding pyridoxine/pyridoxamine 5'-phosphate oxidase: MGQHLADTAAEAGGTDVSGAGSLPADALRELLRGLDVLSGELPEFDPGAAPADPTALFTEWLLGAVAAGVPEPHAMTLSTVDAQGDPAARVLILKGLDANGWKFAVHGESPKGRELAGRGRAALTFYWPLQARQVRVRGPVAGESAERSAADFLARSPAARAEALLGLQSRPLQDLVERDEATRQSLERVGREPGLVPPEWTLYALRPESVEFWQGDGDRRHTRLNYHRNGEGWDKCLLWP, encoded by the coding sequence GTGGGTCAGCACCTCGCGGATACAGCGGCGGAGGCCGGCGGCACGGACGTATCGGGAGCGGGCAGTCTGCCTGCGGACGCGCTGCGTGAGCTGCTCCGGGGCCTGGACGTCCTGTCGGGGGAACTGCCCGAGTTCGACCCGGGCGCCGCCCCGGCGGATCCCACTGCGCTCTTCACCGAATGGCTTCTGGGGGCAGTGGCAGCAGGCGTTCCCGAACCGCACGCGATGACCCTCTCCACCGTGGACGCCCAGGGGGATCCCGCCGCGCGTGTGCTGATCCTCAAGGGCCTGGACGCGAACGGCTGGAAGTTCGCCGTGCACGGCGAGAGTCCGAAGGGCCGGGAGCTGGCCGGACGCGGGCGCGCCGCGCTCACCTTCTACTGGCCCCTCCAGGCGCGGCAGGTACGGGTACGGGGCCCGGTGGCCGGCGAGTCCGCCGAGCGGAGCGCGGCGGACTTCCTCGCGCGCTCCCCGGCGGCCCGTGCCGAGGCGCTGCTCGGTCTGCAGAGCAGGCCGCTCCAGGACCTGGTGGAGCGGGACGAGGCGACCCGTCAGTCGCTGGAACGGGTCGGCCGCGAACCGGGGCTCGTCCCGCCGGAGTGGACGCTTTACGCACTGCGCCCTGAGAGCGTCGAGTTCTGGCAGGGGGACGGCGACCGCCGGCACACCCGGCTCAACTACCACCGGAACGGGGAGGGATGGGACAAGTGCCTGCTGTGGCCCTGA
- a CDS encoding ABC transporter permease → MTAPPHDCLARNEWICGAYLSTRKSILWDAALQHVQLTAVSVLVGLLLAVPLAVAARRWRWAAGPALGITTVLYTIPSLAMFSLLLPVYGLSASLVIAGLVLYSLTLLVRNILAGLRAVPEETRQAARGMGYGPIRLLLAVELPLSLPAAMAGLRIATVSAVSLVTVGAIVGYGGLGNLIYSGMNSYFKAQVLTASVLCVLIAVAADLVLLGVQRLLTPWTRV, encoded by the coding sequence ATGACCGCGCCTCCGCACGACTGCCTCGCGCGCAATGAGTGGATCTGTGGTGCGTATCTGTCGACCCGCAAGTCCATCCTGTGGGACGCGGCCCTCCAGCACGTCCAGCTGACGGCCGTCTCCGTGCTGGTCGGGCTGCTGCTCGCCGTCCCCCTCGCCGTAGCGGCGCGCCGCTGGCGGTGGGCCGCAGGTCCGGCGCTCGGGATCACCACCGTGCTCTACACGATCCCGTCCCTCGCGATGTTCTCGCTGCTCCTGCCGGTGTACGGGCTCTCCGCCTCGCTGGTGATCGCCGGGCTCGTCCTCTACTCGCTCACCCTGCTGGTGCGGAACATCCTCGCCGGGCTGCGCGCCGTGCCCGAGGAGACGCGGCAGGCCGCCCGGGGCATGGGATACGGGCCGATCCGGCTGCTGCTCGCCGTCGAGCTGCCGCTGTCGCTCCCCGCCGCGATGGCGGGACTGCGTATCGCGACCGTCTCGGCCGTCTCACTCGTCACCGTGGGCGCCATCGTCGGATACGGCGGTCTCGGCAACCTCATCTACAGCGGGATGAACAGCTACTTCAAGGCCCAGGTGCTGACAGCCTCCGTGCTCTGCGTGCTCATCGCCGTCGCCGCCGACCTCGTACTCCTCGGTGTGCAACGGCTGCTCACACCATGGACCCGCGTATGA
- a CDS encoding ABC transporter permease — translation MNTLSSAWSWLTSPANWSGSDGITHRITQHIFLTVVCLALSCLIALPVAVVLGHIGKGGALAVNISNVGRAVPTFAVLVLLLLTPLGMHGEWPTIIALVLFAVPPLLTNAYVGMREVDQDVVSAARGMGMTGRQLLFHVELPLASPLILTGMRIAAVQLVATATLAALAGGGGLGRIITAGFNLASTPQVVAGALLVAVFALLVEAVFVVGQRLAPAWARGSTE, via the coding sequence ATGAACACGCTCTCCTCCGCCTGGTCCTGGCTCACCAGCCCGGCCAACTGGTCCGGCAGCGACGGAATCACCCACCGGATCACCCAGCACATCTTCCTCACCGTCGTCTGCCTCGCGCTGAGCTGCCTGATCGCGCTGCCGGTCGCCGTGGTGCTCGGTCACATCGGCAAAGGAGGCGCGCTCGCCGTCAACATCTCCAACGTCGGACGTGCCGTCCCCACCTTCGCCGTGCTCGTCCTGCTGCTGCTCACGCCGCTCGGTATGCACGGTGAATGGCCGACCATTATCGCGCTGGTGCTCTTCGCCGTACCGCCGCTGCTCACCAACGCCTATGTCGGGATGCGCGAGGTCGACCAGGACGTGGTCAGTGCGGCCCGGGGGATGGGCATGACAGGGCGACAACTGCTGTTTCACGTGGAACTGCCGCTTGCGTCGCCTTTGATCCTCACCGGGATGCGGATCGCCGCCGTACAGCTGGTCGCCACGGCCACCCTCGCGGCGCTCGCCGGCGGTGGCGGTCTCGGACGGATCATCACCGCCGGTTTCAATCTCGCCTCCACGCCGCAGGTGGTGGCGGGCGCGCTGCTGGTAGCCGTTTTCGCGCTGCTGGTGGAGGCGGTGTTCGTGGTCGGCCAGCGGCTGGCGCCCGCGTGGGCGAGAGGCAGTACGGAGTGA
- a CDS encoding ABC transporter substrate-binding protein yields MRARRAGTRLLLGSLLLTVTACTTGPALENRGTVTAPPGDSKQLTIGTAGFTESDLLAQMYALLLHRAGYRTGILSVTNRELYEPALESGQIDVVPEYAATFADWLNTKVKGSGAPPAGSPDRRATMKALRGLATPRGLTVLNPGRAVDQNAYAVTAAYAARHHLKTLSDLGKSGLPVRLAAGDECVQRPYCEPGLKKTYGIRITGIDPKGVGTTPAKQAVQNGQDQMVLTTTTDATLGAFGLVILRDDKHLQNADCIVPVVNRSRAGSRGVTGALDRLNAVLTTKDLASLNEQVDSWRRLPEDVARNYLRSKHLL; encoded by the coding sequence GTGAGGGCGCGCCGGGCCGGAACCCGGCTGCTGCTGGGATCGCTCCTGCTCACAGTCACGGCCTGCACCACCGGCCCCGCACTGGAGAACCGCGGAACGGTCACGGCGCCGCCCGGCGACAGCAAGCAGCTGACCATCGGCACCGCGGGCTTCACCGAGAGCGATCTGCTCGCCCAGATGTACGCGCTGCTGCTGCACCGGGCCGGATACCGCACCGGCATCCTGTCCGTGACCAACAGGGAACTCTACGAACCGGCCCTGGAGAGCGGACAGATCGACGTCGTGCCGGAGTACGCCGCCACCTTCGCCGACTGGCTGAACACCAAGGTGAAGGGCTCAGGGGCGCCGCCCGCCGGATCGCCCGACCGCAGGGCCACCATGAAGGCTCTGCGCGGCCTGGCGACACCGCGCGGTCTCACGGTCCTGAATCCGGGACGGGCCGTCGACCAGAACGCCTACGCGGTCACCGCGGCCTATGCCGCACGGCACCATCTGAAGACCCTCAGCGATCTGGGGAAGTCCGGACTCCCGGTGAGGCTCGCCGCCGGTGACGAATGCGTCCAGCGTCCTTACTGCGAGCCCGGGCTGAAGAAGACGTACGGCATCCGCATCACCGGGATCGACCCCAAGGGCGTCGGCACCACCCCGGCCAAACAGGCGGTGCAGAACGGGCAGGACCAGATGGTGCTGACGACGACCACGGACGCCACCCTCGGCGCCTTCGGCCTCGTCATCCTCCGGGACGACAAGCACCTGCAGAACGCCGACTGCATCGTGCCCGTCGTCAACCGGTCCCGCGCAGGGAGCCGCGGTGTCACCGGCGCGCTCGACCGGCTCAACGCCGTACTGACCACCAAGGACCTGGCGTCGCTCAATGAGCAGGTGGACAGCTGGCGGCGGCTGCCCGAGGACGTCGCCAGGAACTACCTGCGCTCGAAGCACCTGCTCTGA